The following are from one region of the Nostoc cf. commune SO-36 genome:
- a CDS encoding lysine N(6)-hydroxylase/L-ornithine N(5)-oxygenase family protein, whose protein sequence is MNFFEHQDRARQNTQQLIGLFSLSIAVMIMAIYIATLFLFRMAPRIWWHPGMFLYVAGITIVAIAIGSLYKISYLRWLFTRTIICCLFITFTGNSYFCKNVSYCTNNI, encoded by the coding sequence ATGAATTTCTTTGAACATCAGGATCGGGCACGCCAAAATACGCAACAATTAATCGGGTTATTTTCCCTGTCGATCGCAGTTATGATTATGGCGATTTATATTGCCACTCTATTTCTGTTCCGCATGGCTCCCCGTATTTGGTGGCATCCAGGGATGTTTCTCTACGTGGCTGGGATTACAATAGTTGCGATCGCAATCGGAAGCTTATATAAAATTTCCTATCTCCGTTGGCTATTTACCAGAACTATAATCTGTTGCCTTTTTATTACATTTACAGGCAACAGTTATTTTTGTAAAAATGTATCATATTGTACAAACAATATTTAG
- a CDS encoding tRNA-dihydrouridine synthase family protein, producing the protein MSQVSLPQSRHPDLPLTALAPMQDVTNLWFMKVIAHYGSPDYFFTEYFRVNDTSRLNRSILAAITENDTGRPVFAQMIGESIPDLVRTAKELCNYNIAGVDLNMGCPAPRIYRKNVGGGLLLSPEKVDRILGELRQAVNDRPLTVKMRVGFENTDNFYKILDIINHHSIDLLSLHGRTVKDMYHGAVKYDLIAEAVKWVDCPVLANGNIHSATTALKVLSQTGAAGVMVGRWAIGNPWLFNQIRQALQGEAIAPVPLVEVRNYIDRLWQTPAAATMPARSRVGYLKMFLNYIALSVDAEGHFLRLMRQTQTEVEMFNLCDRFLVTDLTKTLALAPYLGV; encoded by the coding sequence ATGTCCCAGGTATCGCTTCCCCAATCGCGGCATCCAGACTTACCCCTCACTGCTCTTGCGCCCATGCAGGATGTGACAAACCTCTGGTTTATGAAAGTCATTGCCCACTACGGCAGCCCTGACTACTTCTTTACCGAGTATTTCCGCGTGAATGATACCTCACGGCTCAATCGTAGCATTCTGGCAGCAATCACCGAAAACGACACAGGCCGCCCCGTTTTTGCTCAAATGATTGGCGAAAGCATTCCAGACTTAGTAAGAACAGCAAAGGAACTCTGCAACTATAATATTGCAGGAGTTGACTTGAACATGGGCTGTCCAGCACCTAGAATCTATCGCAAAAATGTTGGGGGTGGATTGCTGCTCTCACCAGAAAAAGTGGATCGGATTTTGGGAGAATTACGGCAGGCTGTCAACGATCGCCCTTTAACCGTTAAGATGCGCGTAGGCTTTGAAAATACAGATAACTTTTACAAAATTCTAGATATAATCAATCACCACAGCATTGATTTGCTGAGTTTGCATGGTCGCACTGTAAAAGATATGTACCACGGGGCAGTGAAATATGATTTGATTGCTGAAGCGGTGAAATGGGTTGATTGTCCAGTGCTTGCTAATGGCAATATCCACTCTGCGACAACTGCCCTGAAAGTGCTTTCTCAAACAGGCGCGGCGGGTGTGATGGTGGGACGCTGGGCGATTGGGAATCCTTGGCTTTTTAATCAAATTCGGCAGGCTTTGCAAGGAGAAGCGATCGCGCCCGTTCCTTTAGTAGAAGTACGCAACTATATCGATCGTTTATGGCAAACCCCGGCAGCAGCAACTATGCCAGCGCGATCGCGCGTAGGCTACCTCAAAATGTTCCTCAACTACATTGCCTTGAGTGTTGACGCTGAAGGTCATTTCCTGCGGCTGATGCGACAGACACAGACTGAGGTAGAAATGTTTAACCTCTGCGATCGCTTTCTCGTTACTGATCTGACAAAAACTTTAGCCCTAGCACCCTACTTAGGCGTATAA
- a CDS encoding type II toxin-antitoxin system VapC family toxin — MIIVDTGFWLALVDKKDTHHKRAKQALKQYNEPLITTWCVVTETCYLLLTRKGIDAEITFINSLQQELFTIFNLEIHHTPRIIELMKKYADLPMDLADASLVILAEHLGHGRIFSVDQRDFNTYRWKQSYPFENLLF; from the coding sequence ATGATCATCGTTGATACAGGATTTTGGTTAGCTCTTGTTGATAAAAAAGACACTCACCACAAAAGAGCGAAACAAGCTTTAAAACAATATAATGAACCTTTAATTACAACATGGTGTGTTGTCACAGAAACCTGTTATCTTTTGCTAACCCGCAAGGGAATTGACGCTGAAATTACTTTTATAAATAGTCTGCAACAAGAATTATTTACAATTTTTAATTTAGAAATTCACCATACTCCCCGAATTATTGAATTAATGAAAAAATATGCTGATCTCCCAATGGATTTGGCCGATGCTTCTCTGGTAATTTTAGCAGAACATTTAGGGCATGGACGCATTTTTTCAGTAGATCAGCGTGACTTTAATACCTATCGTTGGAAGCAAAGTTATCCTTTTGAAAATCTCCTATTTTGA
- a CDS encoding DUF2281 domain-containing protein, translating into MLIKFEEIYKDIDTLPEEAQLLLLDFIQLLKKRYPQAESEHHSQEKSLYEKFDEIGLIGCCSVEENLSTIHKEVLSNTLDKKYDHR; encoded by the coding sequence ATGCTAATAAAATTTGAAGAGATATATAAAGATATTGATACTTTACCAGAAGAAGCTCAACTATTGCTACTAGATTTTATTCAGTTACTCAAAAAGCGTTATCCTCAAGCAGAATCAGAACATCATAGTCAAGAAAAAAGTCTCTATGAAAAGTTTGATGAAATTGGATTAATTGGTTGTTGTTCTGTGGAAGAAAATTTATCAACCATACATAAAGAAGTTTTATCTAATACATTAGATAAGAAGTATGATCATCGTTGA
- a CDS encoding phosphoketolase family protein — protein sequence MTAISPKASSALPNFSEGIQYFGEALPDFETYGATPAIESGKIAITSPTDKAAVYQTLLAADALRYLTLQVTASKASGHPGGFASQAEAYASLVMLGYKNIITEVGHHAPGFYSAMFLDRSLEDMEIFTVQQLRDRFREKHGLLGHLSGFIPGILAPAGPLGQGQHFAMAAALLHKDKLFPFTVGDGGLGEPYIVSAIAHFHTAYPAVTNFLPVLVWNGYSQEHHSMVSLKTNEQMQAYWQGNGFDEVVLVDAKDFDDQNQPGDYVDSTAFSFEKRLAFTQAVLSGVDKAARFALGGKLTVFIIKQLKGAGVHARGAKSHNLYPKDTLDAPHIVSALQTRALSAEAWQLVRTNAERAGGGPAGKTVVTEFEFPLPELGELPLEEYAVGGEPKVSTTAMGRLVGIVGKKDQNFLVTNADGNEASGIANINQALKIIHPTTDDLYNQAPNGQVYEPLSEDACAGLAAGLALMGARTLWCSYESFAINGLPIWQTVTQSMAELRRKTPSTITLFTAGALEQGRNGWTHQRPEIEAYFASLMRNGNVFPLFPPDANSIQACYDWALKTKNKGVVITASKSPLPIRTTLEQTRQALRDGAILLHEVAGDRQVVFAVIGDLTLIPVFEAAAFLETEGIGVKIVSIINPRQLYRPHDTAWDTCSEPYSDFLDDAKFAELFDGDALIAVTGGAAAMLEPILLRSTAKRDTFAWKRGETTASAGELMAFNGLTAEALTKRAIALVH from the coding sequence ATGACTGCAATCTCCCCAAAGGCATCTTCAGCGCTTCCCAATTTTTCTGAAGGGATTCAATATTTTGGTGAAGCGTTACCAGATTTTGAAACTTATGGTGCTACACCTGCTATTGAGTCGGGAAAAATAGCGATCACATCTCCCACAGATAAAGCAGCTGTATATCAAACTTTACTTGCTGCCGATGCTCTGCGCTATCTGACTTTGCAAGTTACCGCTAGTAAAGCTTCTGGGCATCCCGGCGGATTCGCCAGCCAAGCAGAAGCTTACGCATCTCTTGTCATGCTGGGATACAAAAACATTATTACCGAAGTCGGACACCACGCCCCTGGATTTTATAGTGCCATGTTCTTGGATCGTTCGCTAGAGGACATGGAAATTTTTACAGTCCAACAATTGCGCGATCGCTTCCGAGAAAAGCACGGACTTTTAGGACACCTTTCTGGGTTTATTCCCGGTATTCTTGCACCGGCTGGGCCATTAGGACAAGGGCAACACTTTGCAATGGCGGCAGCACTGTTACACAAAGATAAGTTGTTCCCCTTTACAGTTGGTGATGGTGGATTGGGTGAGCCTTATATTGTCAGTGCGATCGCGCATTTCCATACTGCTTATCCTGCTGTCACCAACTTCTTACCAGTGTTGGTGTGGAACGGTTACAGCCAAGAACATCACAGCATGGTTTCTCTTAAAACCAACGAACAGATGCAAGCATATTGGCAAGGTAACGGTTTTGATGAAGTCGTGTTAGTGGATGCCAAAGATTTCGACGATCAAAACCAGCCAGGGGATTACGTTGATAGTACTGCCTTTTCTTTTGAGAAACGCCTAGCATTTACTCAAGCAGTACTTTCTGGTGTAGATAAAGCAGCGCGTTTTGCACTGGGTGGTAAACTTACCGTCTTCATTATTAAACAACTCAAAGGTGCAGGAGTTCACGCGCGGGGTGCAAAATCTCACAACCTTTATCCTAAAGATACGCTGGATGCGCCGCATATTGTAAGTGCATTGCAAACCCGTGCTTTGTCTGCGGAAGCTTGGCAATTAGTCAGAACAAATGCCGAACGCGCCGGTGGAGGGCCAGCAGGAAAAACTGTGGTGACAGAATTTGAATTTCCATTACCAGAATTAGGCGAATTACCTTTAGAAGAATATGCAGTTGGAGGCGAACCAAAAGTTTCCACAACCGCAATGGGACGATTGGTAGGAATAGTTGGAAAGAAAGATCAAAATTTCCTCGTCACCAACGCCGACGGTAATGAAGCATCAGGAATTGCTAATATCAACCAAGCATTAAAAATTATCCACCCCACAACCGATGATTTATATAACCAAGCACCAAACGGACAAGTTTATGAACCATTGAGTGAAGATGCTTGCGCCGGTTTAGCCGCCGGTTTAGCGTTAATGGGTGCGAGAACTTTGTGGTGTTCTTACGAATCTTTTGCCATCAACGGATTACCAATTTGGCAAACTGTAACCCAATCAATGGCAGAATTGCGCCGTAAAACTCCCTCGACTATTACTTTATTCACAGCAGGCGCATTAGAGCAAGGGCGCAACGGTTGGACTCACCAACGTCCAGAAATTGAAGCTTACTTTGCTTCGTTGATGCGAAATGGAAATGTTTTCCCATTATTTCCGCCTGATGCTAATAGTATTCAAGCTTGTTATGACTGGGCATTGAAAACTAAAAATAAGGGAGTTGTGATTACAGCTAGTAAATCGCCGTTGCCAATTCGCACAACTTTAGAACAAACTCGTCAGGCATTACGTGATGGTGCAATACTATTACATGAAGTTGCTGGTGATAGACAAGTTGTATTTGCTGTAATTGGCGATTTAACATTAATACCAGTATTTGAAGCTGCTGCTTTCTTAGAAACTGAAGGTATTGGTGTCAAGATAGTTTCTATCATCAATCCTCGGCAATTGTATCGTCCTCATGATACTGCGTGGGATACCTGTTCTGAACCCTATAGCGATTTCTTGGATGATGCCAAATTTGCTGAATTATTTGATGGCGATGCGCTAATTGCGGTGACAGGTGGTGCTGCGGCGATGTTAGAACCAATTTTGTTACGGAGTACAGCCAAGCGCGACACCTTCGCTTGGAAGCGTGGGGAGACTACAGCCAGTGCTGGCGAGTTAATGGCATTTAATGGATTGACTGCTGAGGCGTTAACGAAACGTGCGATCGCATTAGTGCATTAA
- a CDS encoding FecCD family ABC transporter permease, with translation MKILDRNLTRPFQKIFTEHRVFWAVLLFSTALIVTLVLSLSQGAVPLSMSEFWQAILRQGDPVKQTILWDLRFPRITAALLVGAALGMSGALLQGMLRNSLADPFILGISAGAGLIVILMIVWQIFPIAIPLAAWMGAILTSAIVILLGRAGSEISVERLILGGVAVSSLFGAVQSTLLLLAEDGQIQIALSWLVGSLNGRGWQEIATTGPYIIVALIGGCLLARSVNVLALGDDLAVGLGVSLTRSRLLIGGIATLLAAGAVSISGLIGFVGLVVPHGVRLIVGTDHRFVLPLSALAGAWLLTFADLLSRLGAVELPVGSVTALLGSPLFIWLLYRRSAGFNKF, from the coding sequence ATGAAAATACTAGACCGGAATTTGACTAGACCATTTCAGAAAATTTTTACTGAACACCGCGTATTTTGGGCTGTTTTACTCTTTAGTACAGCACTGATAGTAACGCTAGTGCTGTCGCTTTCTCAAGGAGCAGTACCCTTAAGTATGTCGGAATTTTGGCAAGCTATACTCCGCCAAGGCGATCCGGTTAAACAGACAATTCTCTGGGATTTGCGTTTCCCGCGCATTACAGCTGCTCTGCTTGTCGGTGCAGCCCTGGGAATGTCAGGGGCACTGTTGCAAGGGATGTTACGTAATAGTCTTGCAGATCCGTTTATTTTAGGTATTTCTGCGGGTGCGGGATTAATTGTGATTCTGATGATCGTCTGGCAAATATTCCCGATCGCAATTCCTTTAGCAGCGTGGATGGGAGCTATTTTGACTTCAGCGATCGTTATTTTGCTCGGTCGTGCGGGGTCGGAAATTTCAGTTGAACGGTTGATTTTAGGCGGAGTGGCAGTGAGTTCTTTATTTGGTGCTGTACAAAGTACATTGCTGCTTTTAGCTGAAGACGGCCAAATTCAAATTGCGCTCAGTTGGCTGGTTGGTAGTCTCAATGGACGGGGCTGGCAAGAAATTGCTACGACTGGCCCTTACATCATCGTTGCATTGATCGGGGGATGCTTGCTGGCGCGATCGGTAAATGTCCTGGCTTTGGGAGATGATTTAGCCGTCGGTTTAGGGGTTTCGTTGACGCGATCGCGCCTGTTAATTGGTGGTATCGCCACTCTCTTAGCCGCAGGCGCAGTCAGCATCAGTGGCTTGATTGGATTTGTCGGTCTTGTTGTCCCTCACGGTGTCCGCCTGATTGTTGGTACGGATCATCGCTTTGTTTTACCACTTTCCGCCCTTGCAGGTGCATGGTTACTTACTTTTGCAGATTTACTCTCTAGACTAGGAGCAGTAGAATTACCAGTCGGTTCCGTTACTGCCTTGTTGGGTTCACCACTGTTTATCTGGTTACTTTATCGTCGCTCTGCTGGGTTTAATAAATTTTGA
- a CDS encoding DMT family transporter — translation MSISWIYLILAILFEVSGTTCMKLSQGFTKIVPSVLIFVFYGLCFTFLTFALKRLEVSVAYSVWAGLGTILVAIIGIIWFRESATFIKLVSIALIMIGVIGINASQ, via the coding sequence ATGTCAATAAGTTGGATTTACCTTATATTAGCAATCCTCTTTGAGGTTTCAGGCACAACTTGCATGAAATTATCGCAGGGATTTACTAAAATAGTTCCTTCAGTATTAATATTTGTCTTTTATGGACTTTGTTTTACTTTTTTGACCTTTGCGCTAAAAAGACTTGAAGTCAGTGTAGCTTATTCTGTCTGGGCTGGATTGGGAACTATCTTAGTAGCTATTATTGGGATTATTTGGTTTCGTGAATCTGCCACATTCATCAAACTTGTGTCGATCGCTTTAATAATGATAGGGGTAATTGGCATTAACGCAAGTCAATGA
- a CDS encoding GNAT family N-acetyltransferase gives MTAQFEYSTLAHPQDIQQLGTIFEQCFISALGGEEVYINQVGVKNFRIIRQSEQLIGGLATLDMGQWWGGERVPMTGIAAVGIAPEYRGSGAAIALMQQTLKELYAKGIPLSALYPAVQSLYRKVGYEQGGSWCNWEVPAKSIQLREQPLPLQPIVPVNHQVFHELYQQQARLTHGYLDRHPAIWERLIQADEKETFYAYFIGTKEKPQGYILFSQHSSEDGAILRIKDWVILTAAAAQSFWSFLASHRSQIDQVRWRSSVSDSLTLLLPEQTAKLRHTMRWLLRIVDVVKALEMRGYPSRIQAELHLDIQDNLLDANNGKFILSVANGRGEVTKGGKGELQLNVRELAPLYTSLFTPYHLQIAGKLHGTETAISAATQIFAGSSPWMADFF, from the coding sequence ATGACGGCTCAATTTGAATACAGCACTCTTGCCCATCCACAGGATATTCAGCAGCTTGGGACTATCTTTGAGCAGTGTTTTATCAGCGCTCTTGGTGGTGAGGAAGTTTACATCAACCAGGTTGGGGTAAAAAATTTTCGCATTATTCGTCAGTCAGAGCAATTAATTGGTGGATTGGCAACTCTGGATATGGGCCAGTGGTGGGGTGGTGAGCGTGTACCAATGACAGGAATTGCCGCAGTGGGTATTGCTCCAGAGTATCGCGGTTCGGGAGCTGCGATCGCTCTCATGCAGCAGACGCTCAAAGAACTTTATGCTAAAGGTATACCGCTCTCTGCTCTTTATCCAGCTGTGCAAAGTTTGTACCGAAAAGTCGGGTATGAGCAGGGGGGTAGCTGGTGTAATTGGGAAGTTCCTGCTAAAAGTATTCAACTACGGGAGCAACCTCTACCTTTGCAACCAATAGTTCCGGTTAATCATCAAGTCTTTCACGAACTATATCAGCAGCAAGCAAGACTAACGCATGGATATTTAGACCGACATCCAGCAATCTGGGAGCGCTTAATCCAAGCAGACGAGAAAGAGACATTCTACGCATATTTTATCGGTACAAAAGAGAAACCCCAAGGCTACATCCTCTTCAGTCAACATTCAAGCGAAGATGGGGCAATCCTCCGAATCAAGGATTGGGTAATTCTCACTGCTGCGGCGGCACAATCATTTTGGTCTTTTCTTGCCAGTCATCGCTCCCAAATTGACCAAGTACGGTGGAGAAGTTCTGTAAGCGATTCCTTGACATTGCTGCTACCAGAGCAAACTGCCAAACTCAGACATACAATGCGTTGGCTGCTGCGGATAGTTGATGTAGTCAAGGCATTGGAAATGCGGGGTTATCCATCAAGAATTCAAGCTGAACTGCACCTAGATATTCAAGATAATTTACTAGATGCAAATAATGGCAAATTTATCCTTTCTGTTGCCAATGGACGCGGTGAAGTTACAAAAGGTGGAAAAGGTGAGCTGCAACTAAATGTCCGAGAACTAGCACCACTATATACAAGCTTGTTCACACCCTACCATTTGCAAATAGCCGGAAAACTGCATGGGACAGAAACAGCTATTTCAGCAGCTACGCAAATATTTGCGGGTAGTTCTCCTTGGATGGCTGATTTCTTTTAA
- a CDS encoding serine hydrolase — protein sequence MKSHLLAIALSSLLLVAGQAKASRLQSWYFDSKQNQLHLTTTSGVQPKAFLLDNPNRLVIDLPGTSFNSDSVKKSFGNAVKEIRIGKSDSKTIRFVVELARGYHITPQNISIKGDSRSHWIVKFNSFDRQNNPIAGENRENITIKSTDASTFAGVVNLGQEMVGISSQIRALLATYKSLNPGIFFLDLDTGNYIDINGEKRFAAASTIKFPLLVALFQEIDAGRIKLTDKLVMRRDLRVGEAGIMQYKPVGTKFSVLQTATLMMTISDNTATNMVLDRLGGAAKVNQRFRNWGLPNTAVRRLLPDLAGKNTTSSKDLVRLAALVSNNRLLSPNSRNQVLGIMRRVKTNSLLPAGIGKGATIAHKTGTLRFIIGDAGIIEMPNGKSYLAGVLVQRPNHDRKAGDFVREVSRRVYNYLNQTTVSNIEPNSDASGGLHLPTR from the coding sequence ATGAAATCACATTTACTTGCGATCGCTTTAAGCAGTTTGCTTCTAGTTGCAGGACAAGCTAAAGCTTCACGATTACAGTCTTGGTACTTTGACTCTAAGCAAAACCAATTACACTTAACTACAACTTCTGGAGTCCAACCAAAAGCATTTTTATTAGATAATCCTAACCGATTGGTCATTGACTTACCTGGAACTAGTTTTAATTCTGATAGCGTCAAAAAAAGTTTTGGTAATGCAGTTAAAGAAATTCGCATTGGAAAATCAGACAGTAAAACCATTCGGTTTGTCGTAGAATTAGCTCGTGGTTATCATATTACTCCCCAAAATATATCAATTAAAGGAGATTCTCGTTCTCACTGGATTGTCAAGTTCAACTCATTTGACCGCCAAAATAATCCCATTGCTGGGGAGAATAGAGAAAATATTACTATTAAATCCACAGATGCATCTACATTTGCTGGTGTTGTGAATCTTGGCCAAGAAATGGTTGGTATCAGTTCTCAAATCCGCGCATTGTTGGCAACTTATAAATCATTGAATCCGGGAATATTTTTCTTAGATTTAGATACAGGTAACTATATAGATATTAATGGTGAAAAAAGATTTGCTGCTGCCAGTACAATCAAATTTCCCTTGTTAGTAGCTCTTTTCCAAGAAATAGATGCTGGCAGAATTAAACTAACAGATAAATTAGTGATGCGGCGCGATTTAAGGGTTGGTGAAGCTGGAATTATGCAATACAAACCCGTTGGAACTAAATTTAGCGTCCTCCAAACTGCTACCTTAATGATGACGATTAGCGATAATACCGCAACCAATATGGTTCTTGATCGTTTGGGTGGTGCAGCGAAAGTTAACCAACGTTTTCGTAACTGGGGATTGCCAAATACAGCAGTTCGCCGTCTACTTCCAGACCTCGCTGGCAAAAATACAACTAGTTCTAAAGATTTGGTCAGATTAGCGGCATTAGTTTCTAATAATCGTTTGCTATCTCCAAACAGCCGAAATCAAGTTTTAGGCATCATGCGCCGTGTCAAAACCAACAGTTTGCTACCAGCTGGTATTGGTAAAGGAGCTACGATCGCCCACAAAACTGGTACATTGAGATTTATTATTGGTGATGCGGGTATTATTGAAATGCCTAACGGGAAAAGCTATTTAGCAGGTGTTTTGGTGCAAAGACCAAACCACGATCGCAAAGCTGGAGATTTTGTCCGTGAAGTTTCTCGCAGAGTCTACAATTACCTAAACCAAACCACAGTTAGCAATATAGAACCGAATAGCGATGCCTCCGGTGGGCTACACCTACCCACTCGTTAG
- a CDS encoding cytochrome-c peroxidase, with the protein MGIIPIISLVVLTSALSSYLLLTSRGRFLLKSLVSKIKRQEWRFRYGKLNYLRSRFSRTITIAAIILVAVIAGNSVSAKVTGLPPASLKSISVPEPDNLGDFVKDKVAAIKLGKALFWDMQVGSDGQSSCASCHFHAGADNRSKNQIAPGLLRINADGTENPDKIFNVGGLPNYQLRKEDFPFHKLSDPDNPATVVSDNNDVSSSQGAFNTKFVDVKPGSAEDQVKNEPDEVFNVGGINVRRVQPRNTPTVINAVFNFRNFWDGKAQNIFNGVNPFGLRDPNAAVVKAETPNNPKFVKISLNNSSLASQALAPPLSSFELSANGRTFQEIGDKFGRIDRKSLGVGRGKKLPRKLAKKLFSLRPLGKQVVHPQDSVLGRDSRSPKPGLKDRTYEQMIKDAFKSEWWKSNQLIQIDAEGVRTFVKKPDNSSQTDEYSVLEYNFSLFFGLAVQLYESTLISDDTPYDRFLEGNRRALTAQQQRGKGLFEGKALCIGCHSGLELTSASVSSVTQNGRIKRVPFGLKSPEDTGFFNIGVRPATDDPGLGANDGLQINGQGNPLSEARLAQLGKFKDLLGENPPILTPPLNSTEAVVANGAFKAPGLRDVELTAPYFHNGGQATLEQVIDFYNRGGDFGALPPLGLSSAEKQELVAFLKGLTDERVRYQKAPFDHPQLFVPNGHPGNSNYVVNDGTGKATDSLLEIPAVGRNGDKGTPNFLS; encoded by the coding sequence ATGGGGATTATACCCATAATCAGCTTAGTAGTCTTGACTAGTGCTTTATCAAGTTACTTGCTGCTGACCTCAAGAGGTCGATTTTTGCTCAAATCTTTGGTGTCAAAAATAAAGCGGCAAGAGTGGAGATTCAGATATGGCAAGCTTAACTATTTGAGATCAAGATTTTCCAGAACTATAACAATTGCTGCCATTATTTTGGTAGCAGTAATAGCTGGAAATAGTGTGTCAGCAAAGGTTACGGGGTTGCCTCCAGCTTCGCTTAAGAGTATATCGGTTCCAGAGCCTGATAATCTTGGAGACTTTGTAAAAGACAAAGTAGCCGCAATCAAGTTAGGAAAAGCTCTTTTCTGGGATATGCAGGTTGGGAGCGACGGACAGTCCTCTTGTGCTAGTTGTCACTTCCATGCTGGAGCCGATAATCGATCCAAAAATCAAATCGCTCCTGGTCTTTTGCGAATTAACGCTGATGGTACAGAGAATCCAGATAAAATTTTTAATGTAGGCGGATTACCAAACTACCAGCTAAGAAAAGAAGATTTTCCCTTCCACAAGCTGTCAGATCCAGACAATCCTGCGACTGTTGTATCTGACAATAACGATGTCAGTTCTTCTCAAGGTGCCTTCAATACTAAGTTTGTTGATGTCAAACCCGGTAGTGCAGAAGACCAAGTAAAAAACGAGCCAGATGAAGTTTTTAACGTGGGAGGCATCAATGTGCGGCGCGTCCAACCGCGTAATACGCCAACCGTAATTAATGCAGTATTCAACTTCCGCAACTTCTGGGATGGAAAAGCACAAAACATTTTTAACGGGGTGAATCCCTTCGGTTTAAGAGATCCTAACGCTGCTGTCGTTAAGGCAGAAACCCCAAATAATCCCAAATTTGTGAAAATCAGCCTAAATAATTCGTCTTTGGCATCCCAAGCACTAGCACCGCCACTCAGTTCCTTTGAGTTGTCGGCTAATGGCCGCACATTTCAAGAAATTGGTGATAAGTTCGGGCGAATTGACAGAAAATCTCTTGGCGTTGGTAGGGGTAAAAAACTCCCCCGAAAACTTGCGAAAAAGTTATTTTCCCTCAGACCGCTAGGTAAACAGGTTGTACATCCACAAGACAGCGTTTTAGGTAGAGATAGTAGGTCGCCCAAACCTGGACTCAAAGATAGAACCTACGAGCAAATGATTAAAGATGCCTTCAAGTCTGAGTGGTGGAAGTCTAATCAACTCATCCAAATTGATGCTGAAGGTGTACGGACTTTTGTCAAGAAGCCTGATAACTCTTCCCAAACTGATGAGTACTCAGTGTTAGAGTATAACTTCTCACTATTCTTTGGGCTTGCAGTTCAGTTGTACGAGTCTACACTCATTTCCGACGATACGCCTTACGATCGCTTCTTGGAAGGAAACCGCCGTGCCCTAACCGCGCAGCAGCAACGAGGTAAAGGACTGTTTGAGGGCAAAGCTTTGTGTATTGGTTGCCACAGTGGATTAGAATTAACATCTGCTTCAGTGAGCAGCGTGACTCAAAACGGACGAATCAAGCGTGTGCCATTCGGACTAAAATCTCCTGAAGATACTGGCTTCTTTAATATCGGTGTCAGACCGGCCACAGACGACCCAGGTTTGGGTGCTAATGACGGTTTGCAGATTAACGGTCAAGGTAATCCGCTTTCAGAAGCACGATTGGCTCAACTGGGTAAATTTAAGGATCTCCTTGGTGAAAACCCCCCTATCCTTACTCCACCTTTGAATTCCACTGAAGCTGTGGTTGCAAACGGAGCCTTCAAAGCACCTGGACTTCGTGATGTGGAACTTACTGCTCCCTACTTCCACAATGGAGGTCAAGCGACTCTAGAGCAAGTAATTGATTTTTACAATCGAGGTGGTGATTTTGGCGCTCTCCCCCCGTTAGGTCTGTCATCAGCAGAAAAACAAGAATTGGTCGCCTTTTTAAAAGGGCTAACGGATGAACGAGTCCGGTATCAGAAAGCGCCCTTTGACCATCCACAACTGTTTGTCCCCAATGGACATCCGGGTAATTCTAACTACGTTGTTAATGACGGCACTGGTAAAGCTACAGATAGCCTACTAGAAATTCCTGCTGTTGGTAGGAATGGTGATAAGGGCACTCCAAATTTCTTGAGTTAA
- a CDS encoding alpha/beta hydrolase, whose protein sequence is MNSLFGNWASTLRKNSLLLVLSMVLPTFGISNSVLAAERIYASYSALEFSISVATLENYAKTGVINEDLAAYQQYLPLQQLQELRQILLKPCES, encoded by the coding sequence ATGAATAGTTTGTTTGGTAATTGGGCCAGCACCCTCAGAAAAAATTCCTTATTGCTGGTTCTTTCAATGGTGCTGCCAACATTTGGAATTAGTAATTCTGTCTTGGCAGCAGAGCGGATTTATGCATCTTATTCAGCTTTGGAGTTTTCCATTTCAGTAGCCACTTTAGAAAACTACGCCAAAACAGGTGTAATTAACGAAGACTTGGCAGCTTATCAGCAATATCTGCCTCTACAACAGCTTCAAGAATTGCGGCAGATTTTACTTAAACCGTGTGAAAGTTAG